The genomic window TTCATTCCGCTAGAGGCACAGATTTACTTCTCTAGGaagcacggatttgcttccgcaagaggcatagtcgtgcctctcagaaaagaaaaaaaaactcatgTTTTTCTTACGCAAGAGGCGCAAATTTACTTCGcgtggaggcacggatttgcttcgtCGTGTCtcttcgaaaagggaaaaaatgtattttcttctttttccttctgCGAAAGGCACACATTTATTTCCCGTGGAGGCATGTGTTTACTTCCGCGAATGGCGGAGtcatgcctcttcggaaaagaaaAAGAAGTGGTCCTAATTCAGGtcttttcgtgaaaaaaaagttcatcagataccaccaacatggaatctagttttgaagatctcgacgcgaggaaccGAACGGTGAAAACGGTCGacgatttggacgcacggtttatactttctgaataaacgaatctacgaaaaagaAAAACTCCAGACTGTGCGTCACTGGTGGCAATATGGGAGATGAGAGTGATCTCAGCAAAGAGTACTTTCTTTATACTATTTGCAAAGAGCACTCCTTCTGACTAGAAGaacgctcgtgcgttgcaacggggccacattaactttaagagtttaatattacgacattggcgactttttttaccatcaaatcttcacacacacagaaccacactctccctccctcttcctcactctctatcccCGTCTCCCTCTcgctctaacacacacacatattcatcttattgggtacgggaccataatccatctatttcacacatacacgctagtgcataacaatatggattatgtgtattatatttgccaccagaattgagggaattaatttcatgtaaatcgaccagccacaactccaagaatacgcggacgaggtggttcgggtcggcgtcggcgccgtccagcgcgggccacgggcccgcttccaagtgcacgtgcaatgcacgacttcacaaatattataatcagatatgagaaatcacatgcatagaaaagacattctgatagcaatccaaataccatactcaattgaatacctaacctggacaatactcttatttctatgcgccagaaaaaaatggaatagcaaagctaagtatgcctacatacgctcagattgtatataagaatcttgggtgaacaattgcaacaaagcactaagcagcgataaatttaaataaaaaatccattaactatgcaggcagcaggcttgttacaacatagagagatagaaaaatgtcacctccagtaatatagcgcaaaggagtggaacgaagcatgaatgagcggttgcctgttcttctccatgtacatggatcagcagtagaggccaagtatataagtacttgacCGAACTCCACTCTTCGTGTACGGAGAGCCATGTCACATTCTCGCTgctgcagcatgggaggacggctggttcacgtgaccctccagctgggggatccatggtggctgaccgtcgagctcgaggcagagaagttgagggcagtagtggcgagatccatgccagccaaccgggcgaagaggaggtcgtcggggagggacacatcggcaagatccggtcaccacgcgacctgaagagcaacagtgatctccacaagctgtaggccgatggcgtgctccatcccctgcgatggggtgaccatggcggtggccacagctcctcatgctcgcctcgatctcggcgacacaccctgagtgtaggaggcagcaacgacatcgacgaaatcatggcctccatcccggaacgcaatcatgtcgctctaaataaatggattcaatcatgtgactctagttacttcggattgttatgtgcacactaagcggggtgcagttaggaaagaaaatgttttctaattaaagtgattgagtgatttaaggtaaggttaattaatttagatttgatttttagtgattgttagtaaagtatgatgcgtctttaaaatcttttatttgtttccttaaaatctattatttgtttcctaaagaaatttgcaataatggaaggtatcggttgatttggataagttagtaaatttagatccgtgattgcgtgcacgtttggaaagtgctgatttgcaaggaaagagctgaggggtaaataaaccggtgaataagaaaccaacattgaaaaaaatctacgacggttaacctaagaaaaaaaaccggacgaaagtggtgggacgaaaaaaaacctggaagcgagactaccaactgcttcattaggagtagagatttcggGAAACTCCGTCCATTTTTCTCTGAAATTCGTGCGAAATCTGTGCGTTACGGCGTAGGAGGAGGCCCAAAAGGAATGCAAGATCCCACCGTCTCATTAACAGGCCAGGGCCCACGTACTAAGCACGAACAAAGCCCGCCCGTAGCTCAAAAATGAAAAGAAACAAAGCCCGCCCGGTGGAGAGAGAGCGGGCCTAAGCCCACCTTCTTCCCCATTTCATCACCTCCGGCCCTCTCCCTCTCCTGTCCTCCTCCTCCGCTCCCCCATCCCCAAACCCCTAACCCCCGAAAAAATGGCGGCGCCGCCGGCacacctccgccgcctcctcctgccgCACCTCCGCCGCAACCGCCTCTTCTCCGCCCTCACCGACACCCCTGCCCCGGCCTCAGACGCCATCCTCTACTCGCTCCGCGGCCTCGCCAAGGACCCGCCCCAGGCGCTGTCCCTCTTCCGGCGCGCGGCGGCCGCGGGCCACCCGCTCGGCCCCGCGGCGTACAACCTCATGCTGCGCACGCTCGCCTCCACCCCGGCCGCCGCGCAGGCCCACTTCTGGCCCTTCCTCCGCGACATGGACGCCGCCGGCCACTCCGTCGACCAGGGCACCTacctcgccgccctcgcctccTTCAAGCGCGCCAGCCTAGCCACCGACTACGCCACCCTCTCCGCGCGCCTCGCCAAGTCCCGGGCCGAccacgccgccgccggcggcacccCCCTCACCGCCCTCGCCGACGCCGTCCGCGGGCTCGACCTCGACCAGGCGGGGTCGGACGAGGAGCTCGAGGAGAAGCTGGAGGGCGTCGCCGAGCAGCTGCTGCCGCTGACCGAGGCGACCGTGGCCGGGGTGCTGCGGGAGGCGCGGGACGTCCCGGCCAAGGCGCTCGCTTTCTTCCGGTGGGCTGGCCGGCAGAGGGGGTACGAGCACGGGTCCGTTGCCTACAACGCGATGGCGAGGGTGCTCGGCCGGGAGGAGTCACAGCGGGAGTTCTGGGAGCTGGTGCAGGAGATGAAGGCCGGCGAGCTGCACATCGACATCGACACCTACATGAAGCTCTCCCGGCAGTTCCAGAAGCGCCACATGATGACCGAGGCCGTCGAGCTCTACGAGCTCATGATGGACGGCCCCTACAAGCCCGCGCAGCAGGACGGGCCGCTGCTCCTCCGGCGCATCGCCATGGGGCCGGAGCCCGACCTTGAGCTGGTCTACCGCGTCGTGAGGAAGTTCGAGGCCGTCTACGAGTTCAAGACCAAGCACGTGTTTGACGGGATCCACAGGGCGCTCACCAGCAATGGCAGGTTTGAGGAGGCCGCGGAGATCGTGGAGAGGATGAGAGCCGCTGGCCACCAGCCGGACAACATCACGTATAGCCAGCTGGTCTTTGGGCTGTGCAAGGCCGCCAAGTGCGATGAAGCTCGCCAGGTGCTCGATGAAATGGAGGCTGAGGGTTGCACGCCGGACTTGAAGACCTGGACCATGTTGATCCAAGGGAACTGTGCGGCTGGGGAGGTGGACAAGGCTCTGCAGTACTTGACAGAGATGATCGGGAAGGACTTGGAGGCGGACGCCGATTTGCTGGATGTCATGGTGAAAGGTCTGTGCAGACAGGACAAGATTGACGCGGCTTACACTTTGTTTGTTGAGATGGTGGACACTGCCAAGTTGACCCCCTGGCAAGGCACTTACAAGCATATCATTGCCGAGTTGCTGAGGGTGAAGAAACTCGAGGAGGCACTGGGCCTTCTTAAATCAATGAAAGCCCAGAAGTTCCCACCTTTTGCAGACCCCTTCCCTTCAAACATCGCTGAATACGGGACGCTTGAAGATGCCAGGGACTTTCTCAAGGCCTTGAAAGGATCGTCTAATAACTATCCGCAGCCCCCTATCTATGTGCAGATGTTCAAGGCATTCTTTGCGGAGGGGAGATACTCAGAAGCTCAGGATTTACTCTACAAATGCCCCATCCATATCCGCAGGCATCATGACATCACCGAGCTGTTTGAACCAAAAAAAGTTCAGGCTACTGCTTGACTGAAGCACAATAAATTGTTGGTGAGATTATGGTGAACTCCTGCTTTTTGCATACTAGCTAGCTCTTGTTTAGTAATCCTGGTCATGAGTTGTTACATGGTAATAATTGTAATGCGAATATTTTGTTGAGTTGTCTTTTCTGTCCTTTTTCCTCTCTTCCTTTTTGCATCTTTGCAACATTTGAAATACAACCTAAGTTTCACCCTCTACCTTCTTTTTGTGTTGATCACAACTTTTTGAGCTACAGCACACATATCTAGAGCTTAGAATTATGATCTATGTTCCTATAATGATCAGTGTTGATATGATGAGCAGGTCAGGACTCTATTGGTTTAGTTAGAACTCACAGCTAGTATGAGCCTTTGTTTACTGCAGCATGCTTGTCAAATTTATTTATCAGCATGTGCCTTTTTTCTATGTTATAAGCTGCTATAGTCTAGTGCTAggtcaaattactaatgaactttGAATTTTTAGGTAAAACATTGTTATTGGTTTCTTAATGTACGAATTATAGGGGAAGTTTGTAAACATTGACCACCATGAGAGTCCATAATTTGTCCCTCGTAAATTCATGGTTAATAGAAGACTAATAAGCTACATAATGCTTACCCCTTCACATTGTGTCTCAATAGAAACAAGTTGAACAGAATCTTTGTAATAACCATACTTTCATTTCATATACATAGGTGAATAATAATACATCCTATTCACATCACTCTTATTCATGTTACAAATAAGAACACCATAATAACACAACCTCGGGATATCCAGGGCACCTCCAAGCAGCACCTCTTATTTGAACTTTCACACTGGACAAAGCATGGGCAGATAATACCATGACTAAGGAACTCTGGCTTTCTTAAGAAGATGGATACATGGTTGTGCTCCAGTACTTTTCTGTCCTTTCTCCTCTCTTCCTTTTTCCCTGTACTTTCTACGTCTTTGCAAATGCCATTCCATTTGAAATACACAACCTAAGTTTCATGCTCTACCTTCTTCTTTTCGTGTTAATCACAACCTTTTGAGCTACAGCATAACATATCTAGAGCTTAGAATTATGATATATGATCCTGTAACGATCAGTGTTGATATGATGAGAAGGTCAGGACTCTATTGGTTTAGTCAGAACTCACAGATAGTATCAGGTTGTTTACTGTGGCATGCCTGTCAAATTTACTTATCAGCATGCACCCTTTTTCTGTGTTATAGGCTGACATAGTTAGAATTTCGTTAAACTTTTAGGTAAGACATTTTTATTGGTATCTTACTAAATTGATGGTTAATGGAAAGACCGATATGCCACACAATGCTTATCCTCTCACATCGTATTTCAAACAGAAACAGGACGAACAGAATCAATGTAATAACCATACTTTCATTTCATATATAAGAATATCACACAGTGGTGAATAACAGTACAGCCTATTTCACATCACTCTTATTCATGTTACAAATAAGAACACCACAATAACACAACCTCGAGACATCCAGGGCACCTCCAAGCAGCACCTCTTATTTGAACTTTCATGCTGGGCAGAGCATGAACAGATAATACCATGACTAAGGAACCTTGGTTCTCTTAAGAAGATGGATACATGGTTGTGCTCTTCTGGAGTGCCCAAGACATGTGCTTACGCTTGATGAAGTCCGAAGCCACCGAATCCACATCTGTGTTCACGTCATCTTTCTTGATAGGATTG from Triticum aestivum cultivar Chinese Spring chromosome 3B, IWGSC CS RefSeq v2.1, whole genome shotgun sequence includes these protein-coding regions:
- the LOC123072808 gene encoding pentatricopeptide repeat-containing protein At3g48250, chloroplastic — encoded protein: MAAPPAHLRRLLLPHLRRNRLFSALTDTPAPASDAILYSLRGLAKDPPQALSLFRRAAAAGHPLGPAAYNLMLRTLASTPAAAQAHFWPFLRDMDAAGHSVDQGTYLAALASFKRASLATDYATLSARLAKSRADHAAAGGTPLTALADAVRGLDLDQAGSDEELEEKLEGVAEQLLPLTEATVAGVLREARDVPAKALAFFRWAGRQRGYEHGSVAYNAMARVLGREESQREFWELVQEMKAGELHIDIDTYMKLSRQFQKRHMMTEAVELYELMMDGPYKPAQQDGPLLLRRIAMGPEPDLELVYRVVRKFEAVYEFKTKHVFDGIHRALTSNGRFEEAAEIVERMRAAGHQPDNITYSQLVFGLCKAAKCDEARQVLDEMEAEGCTPDLKTWTMLIQGNCAAGEVDKALQYLTEMIGKDLEADADLLDVMVKGLCRQDKIDAAYTLFVEMVDTAKLTPWQGTYKHIIAELLRVKKLEEALGLLKSMKAQKFPPFADPFPSNIAEYGTLEDARDFLKALKGSSNNYPQPPIYVQMFKAFFAEGRYSEAQDLLYKCPIHIRRHHDITELFEPKKVQATA